The following coding sequences are from one Luteimonas sp. S4-F44 window:
- a CDS encoding Sua5/YciO/YrdC/YwlC family protein translates to MSAIARLDIAAAAAVLARGGVIAYPTEGVWGLGCDPFDAAAVQRVLEIKRRPVDKGVILIAGATTQLAGIVDWSALETSRQDAVHAVWPGPHTWIVPALPSVPAWLTGAHAGIAVRVSAHPGVVALCAAFGGPLVSTSANLSGEPAVHAATALDPRLLAQIDGVAAGETGGRREPSTIRDAATGRVLRG, encoded by the coding sequence ATGTCCGCCATCGCGCGCCTGGACATCGCCGCCGCGGCCGCCGTGCTCGCGCGCGGCGGCGTGATCGCCTACCCCACCGAAGGCGTGTGGGGGCTGGGCTGCGACCCGTTCGACGCGGCCGCCGTCCAGCGCGTGCTCGAGATCAAGCGCCGGCCGGTCGACAAGGGCGTCATCCTGATCGCCGGCGCCACGACGCAGCTGGCAGGCATCGTCGACTGGTCTGCGCTCGAGACAAGTCGCCAGGATGCGGTGCACGCCGTCTGGCCGGGCCCGCACACCTGGATCGTGCCGGCGCTGCCCAGTGTTCCGGCCTGGCTGACCGGCGCCCATGCCGGCATCGCGGTGCGCGTCAGCGCCCATCCCGGCGTCGTCGCGCTGTGCGCCGCCTTCGGCGGGCCGCTGGTGTCGACCAGCGCCAACCTCTCGGGCGAACCGGCCGTACATGCAGCCACCGCGCTCGACCCGCGGTTGCTGGCGCAGATCGACGGCGTCGCCGCCGGGGAGACCGGCGGACGACGCGAACCGTCGACGATCCGCGACGCCGCCACCGGCCGCGTGCTCCGCGGCTGA